A window from Halomicrobium urmianum encodes these proteins:
- a CDS encoding transcription initiation factor IIB yields MERPTRQREHDGEQDEETEVEGERTCPECDSAEITADGSGELVCEDCGLVIEEENIDRGPEWRAFNHSERQNKSRVGAPTTQTMHDKGLTTTIDWKDKDAYGRSISSKKRSQMHRLRKWQERIRTKDAGERNLQFALSEIDRMASALGVPRSVREVASVIYRRALDEDLIRGRSIEGVATSCLYAACRQEGIPRSLEEVSDVSRVEQKEIGRTYRYVAQELKLKMEPVDPKQYVPRFASELELSEEVQSKANEIIDVTAEQGLLSGKSPTGYAAAAIYAASLLCNEKKTQREVADVAQVTEVTIRNRYQEQIEAMGIH; encoded by the coding sequence ATGGAGCGCCCCACGCGCCAGCGCGAGCACGACGGGGAGCAGGACGAGGAGACCGAGGTCGAGGGCGAGCGCACCTGTCCGGAGTGCGACTCGGCCGAGATCACAGCCGACGGGAGCGGCGAACTGGTCTGCGAGGACTGCGGCCTGGTCATCGAGGAGGAGAACATCGATCGCGGCCCCGAGTGGCGCGCGTTCAACCACTCCGAGCGGCAGAACAAGTCCCGCGTCGGCGCGCCGACGACGCAGACGATGCACGACAAGGGGCTGACGACGACGATCGACTGGAAGGACAAGGACGCGTACGGTCGTTCGATCTCCTCGAAGAAGCGCTCCCAGATGCACCGCCTGCGCAAGTGGCAGGAGCGCATCCGCACCAAGGACGCCGGCGAGCGCAACCTCCAGTTCGCCCTCTCCGAGATCGACCGCATGGCCTCCGCGCTCGGGGTTCCGCGGTCGGTACGCGAGGTCGCCTCGGTCATCTACCGCCGCGCGCTCGACGAGGACCTCATCCGCGGCCGCTCCATCGAGGGCGTCGCGACCTCCTGCCTCTACGCCGCCTGCCGCCAGGAGGGCATCCCGCGCAGCCTCGAAGAGGTCTCGGACGTCTCCCGGGTCGAGCAGAAGGAGATCGGCCGCACCTATCGCTACGTCGCCCAGGAACTGAAGCTCAAGATGGAGCCGGTCGACCCCAAGCAGTACGTCCCCCGGTTCGCCTCGGAACTGGAGCTCTCCGAGGAGGTTCAGTCCAAGGCCAACGAGATCATCGACGTGACGGCGGAGCAGGGCCTGCTCTCCGGGAAGTCGCCGACGGGCTACGCCGCCGCCGCCATCTACGCCGCCTCGCTGCTGTGCAACGAGAAGAAGACCCAACGCGAGGTCGCCGACGTCGCCCAGGTGACCGAAGTCACCATCCGGAACCGGTATCAAGAGCAGATCGAAGCCATGGGCATCCACTAG
- a CDS encoding polysaccharide deacetylase family protein, with protein sequence MPGTVTISMEVELGWGVHDLADDAHLSDDGVPERAYLRRLLDRCDALNVPISFDVVGHLLESACDGDHDGPHESGWFDADPGTDAVSDPLFYAPDAVAAIRDRPTNHEICTHTYSHVPCDDVSAATLDWELSRCQRLHRRNVGNETVSIVPPRHYPPPRAALRDAGLEVVRLSRDTSDRGRLARLKELVIGPHPTFEPRLVDGVVETYCTTYPSLTASTLPLGQRDPPAPFSAVPVALRQRLQRTYLRRAVDAAVESDGHCHLWSHLYDVANEYQWPVIEGFLSELAARRSTGEVEVLTMAALNDRVRGRTAEVTGRA encoded by the coding sequence ATGCCCGGAACGGTGACGATCAGCATGGAGGTGGAACTCGGGTGGGGAGTCCACGATCTCGCGGACGACGCTCACCTCAGCGACGACGGTGTCCCGGAGCGAGCGTATCTCCGACGGCTCCTCGACCGCTGTGACGCCCTGAACGTACCGATCAGCTTCGACGTCGTGGGACACCTGCTCGAATCGGCCTGCGACGGCGACCACGACGGTCCCCACGAGAGCGGCTGGTTCGACGCGGACCCGGGGACCGACGCGGTGTCGGACCCGCTGTTCTACGCGCCCGACGCGGTCGCCGCGATCCGGGACCGGCCGACGAACCACGAGATCTGTACGCACACCTACTCGCACGTCCCCTGCGACGACGTGAGCGCGGCGACCCTGGACTGGGAGCTGTCCCGGTGCCAGCGTCTCCACCGACGGAACGTGGGAAACGAGACCGTCTCTATCGTGCCGCCCCGGCACTACCCGCCGCCGCGGGCGGCGCTGCGAGACGCGGGCCTCGAGGTCGTCCGCCTGTCCCGGGACACCAGCGACCGCGGTCGGCTGGCCCGGCTGAAGGAGCTCGTGATCGGTCCGCACCCGACCTTCGAGCCGCGGCTGGTCGACGGCGTCGTCGAGACGTACTGCACGACCTACCCCTCGCTGACGGCGTCGACGCTGCCGCTGGGCCAGCGGGATCCGCCGGCCCCCTTCTCGGCGGTGCCCGTCGCCCTCCGCCAGCGCCTCCAGCGGACCTACCTCCGCCGGGCCGTCGACGCCGCCGTGGAGTCGGACGGGCACTGCCACCTCTGGTCACACCTCTACGACGTCGCCAACGAGTACCAGTGGCCCGTGATCGAGGGCTTCCTGTCGGAACTGGCCGCGCGGCGGAGCACGGGCGAGGTCGAGGTCCTGACCATGGCGGCGCTCAACGATCGCGTCCGCGGCCGGACGGCGGAGGTGACTGGCCGTGCCTGA
- a CDS encoding DUF6498-containing protein: MNADALRQRPLPRAALIASNAVPLVGAAALDWSPAALVGLSVVEAWAVLFWTGAKVPFARKRQSHVVEESEYTGLFEPLRAKRGAVDLPGLPPLYVRNLPTVPGLFFLGALEAGVSLVAFALTDPTVTPAVAEVLLAGALGVFLARGGEFWWDYVRGGRYREGSPGELAAGPFSHLVGFAALIAAVQLLSLATDGAGVSTAAALALIVIGKIAYDLYGFWRDHAHDGEPLLAGHVAASETAVEPEPVPVPDGDPEERLRPRRRAIAIEGLATGVRYLATGGGGRLPFFLTPLVALGAVVGGAVGIGAVLVVAAFAVVRASVYALRFGPLEYRLYPDAVVAYDRWLDAPQAAVRYDAVREAAASPAVAGRVVDAATVELTAPDWAAGEATTVVGIADPDPVLDRL, encoded by the coding sequence GTGAACGCCGACGCCCTCCGCCAGCGCCCGCTTCCGCGGGCCGCCCTGATCGCCTCCAACGCCGTCCCGCTGGTCGGCGCCGCCGCGCTCGACTGGTCGCCCGCCGCCCTGGTCGGACTGTCCGTCGTCGAGGCGTGGGCGGTCCTGTTCTGGACCGGCGCGAAGGTCCCCTTCGCCCGGAAGCGGCAGTCGCACGTCGTCGAGGAGAGCGAGTACACTGGGCTGTTCGAACCGCTCCGGGCCAAGCGCGGCGCCGTCGACCTCCCCGGACTGCCGCCGCTGTACGTCCGCAACCTGCCGACGGTGCCCGGGCTGTTCTTCCTGGGCGCGCTCGAAGCCGGGGTCTCCCTCGTTGCCTTTGCACTCACGGATCCGACGGTCACGCCGGCCGTCGCCGAGGTGCTCCTCGCTGGAGCGCTGGGCGTGTTCCTCGCGCGCGGCGGGGAGTTCTGGTGGGACTACGTGCGCGGCGGCCGCTACCGCGAGGGTTCGCCGGGCGAACTCGCAGCGGGGCCGTTCAGTCACCTCGTCGGGTTCGCGGCGCTCATCGCCGCCGTCCAACTCCTGTCGCTCGCGACCGACGGGGCGGGCGTCTCGACAGCCGCCGCCCTCGCCCTGATCGTCATCGGCAAGATCGCCTACGACCTCTACGGCTTCTGGCGCGACCACGCCCACGACGGGGAGCCGCTGCTGGCGGGCCACGTCGCCGCGAGCGAGACGGCGGTCGAACCCGAGCCGGTGCCCGTCCCCGACGGGGACCCCGAAGAGCGGCTGCGGCCCCGCCGGCGCGCCATCGCCATCGAGGGGCTCGCCACCGGCGTCCGCTACCTCGCCACGGGCGGCGGCGGGCGGCTCCCGTTCTTCCTCACGCCGCTGGTCGCCCTCGGTGCCGTCGTCGGCGGGGCAGTCGGCATCGGAGCCGTCCTCGTCGTCGCCGCCTTCGCGGTCGTGCGGGCGTCCGTCTACGCCCTCCGCTTCGGGCCCCTGGAGTACCGGCTCTACCCTGACGCGGTCGTCGCGTACGACCGCTGGCTCGACGCGCCGCAGGCCGCGGTCCGCTACGACGCGGTGCGCGAGGCCGCCGCGTCGCCCGCCGTCGCTGGACGGGTAGTCGACGCCGCGACCGTGGAACTGACGGCGCCAGACTGGGCCGCCGGCGAGGCAACGACGGTGGTCGGAATCGCCGACCCCGACCCGGTACTCGACCGGCTCTGA
- a CDS encoding formyltransferase family protein, with amino-acid sequence MPDDVTRVALLTSGETLPAWAADAVERMVAETPARITLEVRDASTSERSPVETLHRAVELREWAVVGGLAEVLSREIEPLERRRVADLPGIEDAERIACEPETVDGWKNALPDPAVERLTETDVAVRFGFGFLVGDALTAPERGVLSFHHGNLREYRGQPMGFWEYVHGRETAGVTLQRLNETLDGGEIVAERRIRIGDAPTWRAVRRRLFAASEPMLADGVRNLRDPDFEPESLAEEELGDLYTLPKGQPVLIFVEKTARGALLG; translated from the coding sequence GTGCCTGACGACGTCACGCGGGTCGCCTTGCTCACCTCGGGCGAGACGCTCCCGGCGTGGGCGGCCGACGCCGTCGAGCGGATGGTCGCGGAGACGCCGGCACGGATCACCCTGGAGGTCAGGGACGCCTCGACCAGCGAGCGGTCCCCCGTCGAGACCCTCCACCGGGCCGTCGAACTCCGGGAGTGGGCCGTCGTCGGCGGCCTCGCCGAGGTCCTGAGCAGGGAGATCGAGCCGCTGGAGCGCCGCCGGGTCGCCGACCTCCCCGGGATCGAGGACGCCGAGCGGATCGCCTGCGAACCGGAGACGGTCGACGGCTGGAAGAACGCCCTCCCCGATCCGGCGGTCGAGCGACTGACCGAGACCGACGTGGCCGTCCGCTTCGGCTTCGGCTTCCTGGTCGGCGACGCGCTGACCGCGCCCGAGCGTGGCGTGCTGAGCTTCCACCACGGGAACCTCCGCGAGTACCGCGGCCAGCCGATGGGCTTCTGGGAGTACGTCCACGGCCGCGAGACGGCCGGGGTGACCCTCCAGCGGCTCAACGAGACGCTGGACGGCGGCGAAATCGTCGCCGAGCGCCGGATACGTATCGGCGACGCACCCACCTGGCGGGCGGTCCGCCGCCGCCTGTTCGCCGCCTCCGAGCCGATGCTCGCCGACGGGGTGCGGAACCTCCGGGACCCCGACTTCGAGCCCGAGAGCCTCGCCGAGGAGGAACTGGGCGACCTCTACACCCTGCCGAAGGGCCAGCCCGTACTGATCTTCGTCGAGAAGACCGCCCGCGGGGCGCTGCTGGGGTGA
- a CDS encoding glycerophosphodiester phosphodiesterase, with the protein MECIAHRGFADRYPENTLGAVRAAERADLVEVDARRSADGEVVVVHDETVDRVTGTTGAVRDFTAEELAALDVLGSGEGVPMLASVCEALPADVGINVELKERGLAADVAAVLDGAGPDRVLVSSFDAGALREMREAGDWPLAYVFEEAPEAGLDRARDLGCAAVHPEWRLLDEGFVAAAREGDLAVNAWTVDDAESARRARRAGVDGLIADSPEFC; encoded by the coding sequence ATGGAGTGCATCGCGCATCGCGGCTTCGCCGACCGGTACCCGGAGAACACGCTGGGCGCCGTGCGCGCGGCGGAACGCGCAGACCTCGTCGAGGTCGACGCTCGCCGCAGCGCCGACGGCGAGGTGGTGGTCGTCCACGACGAGACGGTCGACCGGGTGACTGGAACGACGGGAGCGGTACGGGACTTCACCGCGGAGGAACTCGCCGCACTGGACGTGCTCGGCTCCGGGGAGGGAGTCCCCATGCTCGCGTCGGTCTGCGAGGCCCTTCCGGCCGACGTCGGGATCAACGTGGAACTGAAAGAGCGCGGCCTCGCCGCCGACGTCGCAGCGGTGCTGGACGGCGCCGGCCCGGACCGCGTCCTGGTGTCCTCCTTCGACGCCGGCGCGCTGCGGGAGATGCGCGAGGCCGGCGACTGGCCGCTCGCCTACGTCTTCGAGGAGGCCCCCGAGGCGGGCCTCGACCGCGCCCGCGACCTCGGCTGCGCTGCCGTCCACCCGGAGTGGCGGCTCCTCGACGAGGGGTTCGTCGCGGCCGCCCGCGAGGGCGACCTCGCGGTCAACGCCTGGACGGTCGACGACGCCGAGTCGGCCCGCCGCGCCCGCCGGGCCGGCGTCGACGGCCTGATCGCCGACAGCCCGGAGTTCTGCTGA
- a CDS encoding SDR family oxidoreductase: MSAEFDFDGEVALITGVGGALGSAVATAFDDAGATVCGADVVEPESEDCQFENPDRIDFHQGDFTDEDDVERVVGEVVDEHGDLDYLCNVAGTWRGGDPIEETDVDTFDFLMDVNLKTMFLASKHAVPHVRDGDGAIVSVASRSSLSGGEGDGIYRASKAGVRLLTESIAEENTGELRANAIMPSVIDTPMNREMMPDADHDEWVDPAEIADTVLALCSDATSVTSGAAVPVYGEA, translated from the coding sequence ATGTCAGCCGAATTCGACTTCGACGGCGAGGTGGCGCTGATCACCGGGGTCGGCGGGGCCCTCGGTAGCGCCGTCGCGACGGCCTTCGACGACGCCGGCGCGACCGTCTGCGGCGCCGACGTGGTCGAGCCCGAGAGCGAGGACTGCCAGTTCGAGAACCCAGACCGGATCGACTTCCACCAGGGCGACTTCACAGACGAGGACGACGTCGAGCGCGTGGTCGGCGAGGTGGTCGACGAGCACGGGGACCTCGACTACCTCTGCAACGTCGCCGGTACGTGGCGCGGCGGCGACCCGATCGAGGAGACCGACGTCGACACGTTCGACTTCCTGATGGACGTGAATCTGAAGACCATGTTCCTCGCCTCGAAGCACGCCGTCCCGCACGTCCGCGACGGCGACGGCGCCATCGTCTCGGTCGCGTCCCGCTCGTCGCTTTCGGGCGGCGAGGGCGACGGCATCTACCGGGCCTCCAAGGCCGGCGTGCGCCTGCTTACCGAGTCCATCGCCGAGGAGAACACGGGCGAGTTGCGGGCCAACGCGATCATGCCCAGCGTCATCGACACGCCGATGAACCGCGAGATGATGCCCGACGCCGACCACGACGAGTGGGTGGACCCGGCCGAAATCGCCGACACCGTCCTGGCGCTGTGTTCCGACGCTACCTCCGTGACGAGCGGGGCCGCCGTGCCGGTGTACGGTGAGGCATGA